The DNA sequence TGCAGGCGGAGGGCAAGACCCACGACGACTTCCGCAAGATGTCCGAGGTCATCTACAACCGCCTCAAGACCACCAACACCGAGACGAACCAGGAACTTCAGTTCGACTCGACCTTCAACTACCTCTTGGGTCAGAGCAAGATCGACATCTCCGAGTCGGAGATCAACAGCAACCCCGACCCCTACAACACGTACACCAACAAGGGCCTGCCGCCCGGCCCCATCGGCAACCCGGGCGAGGAGGCCCTGCGGGCCGCGCTCGACCCGACGAGCGACGGCTGGATGTACTTCGTCGCGACGGACGGCATGAACAAGACCGAGTTCGCCAGGAACATCGAGGAGCACCAGAAGCTCGTCGACAAGTTCAACGCGTCGAGGGGCAACTGATGTCCGCCGCCCGCAGGGCCGCCGTACTCGGCTCGCCCATCGCCCACTCGCTCTCCCCGGTGCTGCACCGCACGGCCTACGCGGAGCTGGGTCTGGAGGGCTGGACGTACGACCGGTTCGAGATCGACGAGCAGGCACTGCCCGGCTTCTTCGACACCCTCGGGCCGCAGTGGGCCGGACTGTCGCTGACCATGCCGCTGAAGCGGGCCGTGATCCCGCTGCTCGACTCGGTCAGCGAGACCGCGGCCTCCGTCGAGGCGGTCAACACGGTCGTCCTCGCACCGGACGGCCGCCGCACCGGCGACAACACCGACATCCCCGGCATGGTCGCCGCCCTGCGCGAGCACGGCATCCACAAGGTGGAGTCCGCGGCCGTCCTCGGCGCGGGCGCCACCGCCTCGTCCGCGCTGGCCGCGCTGGCCCGGATCTGCTCGGGCGAGGTCACCGCCTACGTCCGCAGCGAGGCCCGGGCCACCGAGATGCGGCAGTGGGCCGAGCGGCTCGACGTCGCGGTGCGCATCGCCGACTGGGAGGACGCCGAGCAGGCCCTGCACGCCCCGCTGGTCGTCAGTACCACCCCGGCCGGCGTCACGGACACGCTCGCCCGGGCCGTCCCGGAACGCCCGACGGCCCTCTTCGACGTGCTCTACGACCCCTGGCCGACCGTCCTCGCCGCCCGCTGGTCCGCCTACGGCGGCGCCGTGGTCAGCGGCCTCGACCTGCTGGTGCACCAGGCGGTGCTCCAGGTCGAGCAGATGACGGGACGCGCGCCGGCCCCGCTGGACGCCATGCGAGAAGCCGGCGAGAGGGCCCTCGCCGCCCGCTAGGATCCACCTTCGGTTCCGCAGGGGGCGGAACCGGGGGAGGGGAAGGCGTTCCATGTCCGCAGTCGTGCCGCTGGCGTCGGCGAAGTCGCAGATATTCGAGTCCGTGCTGGGCTTCCTGCCCGACTGGGTGCAGATCACGGTGCTGGCGCTGATCGTGCTCGCCGTCGTCGTGTCCTGGGCCGTCAAGATCAAGAGGAAGATCGCGCACCGTCGCGCCGTCCGCACCGGACAGCCGATCCACGCGGCCGCCCGGTACGGCCAGGGCAGCGGCGCCGACTACCTGGGGCCGTACGCCCCGCGGGCCCAGGGCGGCGGGGCCGCCCACCTGACCGCCCACGCGCCGCAGCCCGGCGGCCGGCCGAGCGGGGCCGACTTCCTCGGCACCACCGCCCCGCCGCGGCACGGAGACGGACGTTCCGCCTGATACCTCCGCCGCGCCGCCGGTGACACCGGACGTCCGCCAGATGGACCGGCGGCCGGACCCCGGGCCCGGACGTGGGAGGATCGGAGGTGGCGGACCGGGGCCCGCGCACCCCGTCACGCCACAGCCGTACGCGAAAGAGGCGCGTACGCAGGGCAGTACCGGGGCGCGAGCACGGAGGAGCACCGTTGAGCAGGTTGCGCTGGCTGACCGCGGGGGAGTCCCACGGTCCCGCACTCGTCGCCACGCTGGAGGGGCTTCCCGCCGGCGTGCCGATCACCACGGACATGGTGGCGGACCACCTCGCGAGGCGGCGGCTCGGCTACGGTCGCGGCGCACGGATGAAGTTCGAGCGGGACGAGGTCACCTTCCTCGGCGGCGTCCGGCACGGCCTCACCCTCGGCTCCCCGGTCGCGGTCATGGTGGGCAACACCGAGTGGCCGAAGTGGGAGCAGGTCATGGCGGCCGACCCGGTCGACCCGGAGGTGCTGGCCGGCCTCGCGCGCAACGCCCCGCTGACCCGCCCCCGCCCCGGCCACGCCGACCTCGCCGGCATGCAGAAGTACGGCTTCGACGAGGCCCGCCCGATCCTGGAGCGCGCCTCGGCCCGCGAGACCGCCGCCCGCGTGGCCCTGGGCGCGGTGGCCCGGTCGTACCTCAAGGAGACGGCCGGCATCGAGATCGTCAGCCACGTCGTCGAGCTGGCCGCGGCCAAGGCGCCGTACGGCGTCCACCCGACCCCCGCCGACGTGGAGCGGCTGGACGCCGACCCGGTGCGCTGCCTGGACGCGGACGCCTCGAAGGCGATGGTCGCGGAGATCGACCAGGCCCACAAGGACGGCGACACCCTCGGCGGCGTCGTCGAGGTGCTGGCGTACGGCGTCCCGGTAGGCCTCGGCTCACACGTCCACTGGGACCGCCGCCTGGACGCCCGCCTGGCCGCCGCCCTCATGGGCATCCAGGCCATCAAGGGCGTGGAGGTCGGCGACGGCTTCGACCTCGCGCGCGTGCCCGGCTCCAAGGCGCACGACGAGATCGTCCCGACCGCCGAGGGCATCAGGCGCGCCTCCGGCCGCTCCGGCGGCACCGAGGGCGGACTCACCACCGGTGAGCTGCTGCGCGTACGCGCGGCGATGAAGCCGATCGCGACGGTGCCGCGGGCGCTGAAGACCGTCGACGTCGTCACCGGCGAGGAGACGGCCGCGCACCACCAGCGTTCCGACGTCTGCGCCGTACCGGCCGCCGGCATCGTCGCCGAGGCGATGGTCGCCCTGGTCCTCGCGGACGCGGTGGCGGAGAAGTTCGGCGGCGACAGCGTCACCGAGACCCGCCGCAACGTCACCTCGTACCTCGACAACCTGGCCATCCGATGAGCCCGCTGCTGGTGCTGGTCGGCCCGATGGGCGTGGGCAAGTCCACCGTCGGGCGGCTGCTCGCCGAGCGGCTCGGCGTCGGCTACCGGGACACCGACGAGGACATCGTCGCCGCCGAGGGCAGGACCATCGCCGACATCTTCGTCGAGGAGGGCGAGCCCGCCTTCCGCGCCCTCGAGAAGAGCGCGGTGCGCACCGCGCTCTCCGAGCACGACGGTGTCGTGGCACTGGGCGGCGGCGCGATCCTCGACGCCGACACGCGCGCGCTGCTCGCCGGACAGCGGGTGGTCTACCTGTCGATGGACGTCGAGGAGGCGGTCAGGCGCACCGGCCTCAACGCCGCCCGCCCGCTGCTCGCGGTCAACCCGCGCAAGCAGTGGCGCGAGCTGATGGAGGCCCGCCGGCACCTGTACGAGGAGGCCGCCACCGCCGTCGTGCCCACGGACGGACGCACCCCCGAAGAGGTCACCGAAGCCGCCCTGGACGCACTGGAGTTGAAGGAAGCATGAGCAGCGAGGCAGTGACAAGGATCCACATCGGCGGCACGGCGGGCACCGACCCGTACGACGTCCTGGTGGGCCGTCAGCTCCTCGGCGAACTCGCCGGACTGATCGGTACCAAGGCCAAGCGGGTCGCCGTCGTGCATCCCGAGTCGCTGGCGGAGACCGGTGACGCGCTCCGCGCCGACCTCGCCGCACAGGGCTACGAGGCGATCGCCGTCCAGGTGCCCAACGCCGAGGAGGCCAAGACCGCCGAGGTCGCCGCCTACTGCTGGAAGGCGCTCGGCCAGTCCGGGTTCACCCGCACCGACGTCATCGTCGGCGTGGGCGGCGGCGCCACCACCGACCTGGCCGGATTCGTCGCCGCGACCTGGCTGCGCGGGGTGCGCTGGGTCGCCGTCCCGACCACCGTGCTCGCCATGGTGGACGCCGCCGTCGGCGGCAAGACCGGCATCAACACCGCCGAGGGCAAGAACCTGGTGGGCGCCTTCCACCCGCCCGCCGGTGTGCTGTGCGACCTCGCCGCGCTGGACTCCCTCCCGGTCAACGACTACGTGTCCGGGCTCGCCGAGGTCATCAAGGCCGGCTTCATCGCCGACCCGGTGATCCTCGACCTCATCGAGTCCGACCCCCAGGCCGCCCGCACCCCGTCCGGCCCGCACACCGCGGAACTGATCGAGCGCTCGATCCGGGTCAAGGCCGATGTGGTCTCCTCCGACCTCAAGGAATCGGGTCGCCGCGAGATCCTCAACTACGGCCACACCCTCGGCCACGCCATCGAGAAGAACGAGCGCTACAAGTGGCGCCACGGCGCGGCGGTCTCCGTCGGCATGCACTTCGCCGCCGAACTGGGCCGTCTCGCGGGCCGCCTGGACGACGCCACCGCCGACCGCCACCGCACGGTCCTCGAATCGGTCGGCCTCCCCCTGCACTACCGCTACGACCAGTGGCCCAAGCTGCTGGAGAACATGAAGGTCGACAAGAAGTCCCGCGGCGACCTGCTGCGCTTCATCGTCCTCGACGGCCTCGCCAAGCCCACGGTGCTGGAGGGACCCGACCCGGCCGTGCTGCTCGCCGCGTACGGCGAAGTGGGGGAGTAGCGCCCTCGCCCGGGCACTCATCTCCGCCCCCGGCCGTTCACACAAGGACGACAGGGGGCGGTACCGTTCGGTAGCAAGCGGGGTACCTCCCTGCTGTCATCGCCCCAACGCCTGTACGAGACGGAGTGGCACCGGATGCAGCATGCAGTGGGTTCTCCGCTGCCGCCGCCCCATCACCCGGGGCAGGGACCGGCCGCCGGCTGGTCACCGGCCGCACACCACCCGGGCCAGCACCCGGGCCCCGCCCCGGCACCGGGCTACCCGGCGCCTCCTCCCGCCCCCCTCCCGCCCCCCGCGGGCCCCCGGCACGCCTCGATGCCCCCACCGCCGGACACCACCGGCCACGTGCCACTGCCCCCCGGCGGCCCCGTGGCCATGCCGAGCCCCCCGCAGGCCCCGGCGGCACCCGACCCGGCCGGCACGGCCATCGCCGTGCTGCTCATAGGCCCCGCGGGCGCGGGCAAGACGAGTGTGGCCAAGTACTGGGCGGACCACCGCCGGGTCCCCACCGCTCACATCAGCCTCGACGACGTCCGCGAGTGGGTCCGCTCCGGTTTCGCCGACCCGCAGTCCGGGTGGAACGACAACTCCGAGGCGCAGTACCGCCTGGCCCGCCGCACCTGCGGCTTCGCCGCGCGCAACTTCCTCGCCAACGGGATCTCGTGCATCCTCGACGACGCGGTCTTCCCCGACCGCCCGGTCGTCGGCCTCGGCGGCTGGAAGCGGCACGTGGGCCCCGGCCTGCTGCCCGTGGTCCTCCTGCCCGGCCTGGACATCGTCCTGGAACGCAACGCGGAACGTTCCGGCAACCGCCGCCTCAGCGACGAGGAGGTGGCCCGCATCCACGGCCGTATGGCCGGCTGGTACGGCTCGGGGCTGCCCATCATCGACAACTCCCAGCTGGACATACCGGAGACGGCCCGCATCCTGGACGACGTCCTGGCCCGCTCCATAGCCAGCCCACCCCAGTGGTAGCCGACAACAGCTGACGCAGCCGCACGACTGCCGACAACCAGGTGCCGCCCCCCGCAGCCGCCGACGTACCGGAGCGGGGCGGGGTGGTGGGCCCGCCGCTTACCCGGTCCCCGCCCATGTCCACCGTGTCGGCACCGGAAGGGCGCGACCGCGGCGGGCCCACCGCACCACCCCGCCCCACAACGCGCCGGTCCGCGACGCCCGCGCAACCCCCACTCGGCCCCGCTCGACCGGCGACATCCAGCCACCCCTCCTACGCTCGAATCATGTCAGAGGTCTACGCGGTCCGCCGGACGCGGCTACGGGAATGCTGCAACGCGGGCGGCAGCGCGGCGGCGCTGGTGTCCCGCCCCGCCAACGTGCGTTACCTCGCCGGTGCCGCCCCCGAGGGCGCCGTCCTGCTCCTGGGCAGGACCGAGGACCTGCTGGTGTGCGCCGGCCCGCCCGACGACCGGTCACCGTCACCGCACGGCCGCCCCGACGAGGCACTGCGCCTCCACGTCGTGCCCGGCATCGGCGGAGACCCCGCCGTCGCGGCGGCCGGCCTGGCCCTCGACCAGGGAGTCGACTCCCTCGCCGTCGAGGAGCACCACCTCACCGTCACCCGGCACCGGGAGATCCGTTCCGTGGCCCCCCGCCTGCGCCTGGCAGGCATCGCCGGCGCCGTGGAACAACTGCGGGTGGTCAAGGACGAGGAGGAGATCTCCTGCCTGCGCATCGGCGCGGAGATCGCCGACCAGGCCCTCGGCGAGCTGCTGGAGTCGATCCTCGTCGGCCGCACGGAGCGCCACCTCGCCCTGGAACTGGAGCGCCGCCTGGTCGACCACGGCGCCGACGGCCCCGCCTTCCCCACCTCCGTGGCCACCGGCCCGAACGCCGGCCGCCCCGGTCACCGCCCCACCGACCGGCGCGTCGAGGAGGGCGACTTCCTCTCCGTCTGCCTGGGCGCCACCTACCGCGGCTACCGCTGCGAGATCGGCCGCACCTTCGTCATCGGCACGGCCCCCGCGGACTGGCAGATCGAGCTGTACGACCTCGTCTTCTCCGCGCAGCGCGCCGGACGCGAGGCCCTCGTACCCGGCGCCGCCTGCCGTGACGTGGACCGCGCGGCCCG is a window from the Streptomyces capillispiralis genome containing:
- a CDS encoding Pro-rich N-terminal domain-containing protein, which produces MQHAVGSPLPPPHHPGQGPAAGWSPAAHHPGQHPGPAPAPGYPAPPPAPLPPPAGPRHASMPPPPDTTGHVPLPPGGPVAMPSPPQAPAAPDPAGTAIAVLLIGPAGAGKTSVAKYWADHRRVPTAHISLDDVREWVRSGFADPQSGWNDNSEAQYRLARRTCGFAARNFLANGISCILDDAVFPDRPVVGLGGWKRHVGPGLLPVVLLPGLDIVLERNAERSGNRRLSDEEVARIHGRMAGWYGSGLPIIDNSQLDIPETARILDDVLARSIASPPQW
- the aroB gene encoding 3-dehydroquinate synthase — protein: MSSEAVTRIHIGGTAGTDPYDVLVGRQLLGELAGLIGTKAKRVAVVHPESLAETGDALRADLAAQGYEAIAVQVPNAEEAKTAEVAAYCWKALGQSGFTRTDVIVGVGGGATTDLAGFVAATWLRGVRWVAVPTTVLAMVDAAVGGKTGINTAEGKNLVGAFHPPAGVLCDLAALDSLPVNDYVSGLAEVIKAGFIADPVILDLIESDPQAARTPSGPHTAELIERSIRVKADVVSSDLKESGRREILNYGHTLGHAIEKNERYKWRHGAAVSVGMHFAAELGRLAGRLDDATADRHRTVLESVGLPLHYRYDQWPKLLENMKVDKKSRGDLLRFIVLDGLAKPTVLEGPDPAVLLAAYGEVGE
- a CDS encoding aminopeptidase P family protein; protein product: MSEVYAVRRTRLRECCNAGGSAAALVSRPANVRYLAGAAPEGAVLLLGRTEDLLVCAGPPDDRSPSPHGRPDEALRLHVVPGIGGDPAVAAAGLALDQGVDSLAVEEHHLTVTRHREIRSVAPRLRLAGIAGAVEQLRVVKDEEEISCLRIGAEIADQALGELLESILVGRTERHLALELERRLVDHGADGPAFPTSVATGPNAGRPGHRPTDRRVEEGDFLSVCLGATYRGYRCEIGRTFVIGTAPADWQIELYDLVFSAQRAGREALVPGAACRDVDRAARQVLDSAGYAEALPVITGHGVGLEIHEDPQLTPAAMGKLDACVPVTVEPGVHLPGRGGVRIDDTLVVRPEADGGPELLTITTKELLAL
- a CDS encoding shikimate dehydrogenase produces the protein MSAARRAAVLGSPIAHSLSPVLHRTAYAELGLEGWTYDRFEIDEQALPGFFDTLGPQWAGLSLTMPLKRAVIPLLDSVSETAASVEAVNTVVLAPDGRRTGDNTDIPGMVAALREHGIHKVESAAVLGAGATASSALAALARICSGEVTAYVRSEARATEMRQWAERLDVAVRIADWEDAEQALHAPLVVSTTPAGVTDTLARAVPERPTALFDVLYDPWPTVLAARWSAYGGAVVSGLDLLVHQAVLQVEQMTGRAPAPLDAMREAGERALAAR
- the aroC gene encoding chorismate synthase; translation: MSRLRWLTAGESHGPALVATLEGLPAGVPITTDMVADHLARRRLGYGRGARMKFERDEVTFLGGVRHGLTLGSPVAVMVGNTEWPKWEQVMAADPVDPEVLAGLARNAPLTRPRPGHADLAGMQKYGFDEARPILERASARETAARVALGAVARSYLKETAGIEIVSHVVELAAAKAPYGVHPTPADVERLDADPVRCLDADASKAMVAEIDQAHKDGDTLGGVVEVLAYGVPVGLGSHVHWDRRLDARLAAALMGIQAIKGVEVGDGFDLARVPGSKAHDEIVPTAEGIRRASGRSGGTEGGLTTGELLRVRAAMKPIATVPRALKTVDVVTGEETAAHHQRSDVCAVPAAGIVAEAMVALVLADAVAEKFGGDSVTETRRNVTSYLDNLAIR
- a CDS encoding shikimate kinase, with amino-acid sequence MSPLLVLVGPMGVGKSTVGRLLAERLGVGYRDTDEDIVAAEGRTIADIFVEEGEPAFRALEKSAVRTALSEHDGVVALGGGAILDADTRALLAGQRVVYLSMDVEEAVRRTGLNAARPLLAVNPRKQWRELMEARRHLYEEAATAVVPTDGRTPEEVTEAALDALELKEA